Proteins co-encoded in one Bacillus infantis NRRL B-14911 genomic window:
- the bshC gene encoding bacillithiol biosynthesis cysteine-adding enzyme BshC, whose translation MEILNLSLPASSRFATDYTSHEPEVERFFHYRYHDASEYQRRLNELKGRKFYREELADYIGQYMSRFPSSDKTGISLDKLRSEDSVVIIGGQQAGILTGPLYTIHKVISIIVLAKQKEAELGVPVVPVFWIAGEDHDYHEVNHIFAENSGRIEKAVYPHKILEKKMVSMIELDRALCFRWAESLIEGYGETEHTKDLLQFVQRAADESETFVDFFSYMIMELFKEYGILLADSGDSRLRKLEKNIFSEQLSQFSSITKAVKQQQREVEAAGFKPAIEIGDNAANLFFYDELNSERVLLEYNEELNVFEGKNGAIQFSLDELSLIAKGSPEKLSNNVVTRPITQERLFPVLAFIAGPGEIAYWAELKQAFEHLGMEMPPIVPRLNITLLERPVASDIQDLDLEIAAVLENGTGKEQEAFVDGVKDQALSSLFGETKKQLISQYKMIESRLRETDRGMLPLLEKNESFLLKQLDFMEAKTEESLKNRHSAILSKYRRIEAALRPSGSPQERIWNILYYLNLHGLTLIDDIMELPFEFDGKHKLVKL comes from the coding sequence ATGGAGATTTTAAATCTCTCACTGCCGGCATCCAGCCGGTTTGCGACAGATTATACGTCTCATGAGCCTGAGGTGGAGCGTTTTTTCCATTACCGCTATCATGATGCCAGCGAATATCAAAGGCGTTTGAACGAGCTGAAGGGACGGAAGTTTTACAGAGAAGAGCTTGCCGATTATATCGGGCAATATATGTCCAGATTTCCTTCTTCGGACAAAACCGGCATTTCATTAGATAAGCTTCGCTCGGAGGACAGTGTGGTCATCATCGGCGGACAGCAAGCAGGAATATTGACTGGGCCTTTATATACTATACATAAAGTAATTTCTATAATTGTTCTTGCAAAGCAGAAGGAAGCCGAACTCGGAGTTCCCGTTGTACCGGTGTTCTGGATAGCCGGGGAGGATCATGATTATCATGAGGTCAATCATATCTTTGCGGAGAACAGCGGGCGGATTGAAAAAGCTGTGTATCCGCATAAGATACTGGAGAAGAAAATGGTATCTATGATCGAGCTGGATCGAGCCCTGTGTTTCCGCTGGGCTGAAAGCCTGATTGAAGGCTATGGAGAAACAGAGCATACAAAAGATCTGCTTCAGTTTGTCCAGCGGGCTGCCGACGAGTCAGAAACCTTTGTGGACTTTTTTTCATATATGATTATGGAGCTGTTTAAGGAATATGGCATTTTGCTTGCCGATTCAGGCGACAGCCGCCTGAGAAAGCTTGAAAAAAACATTTTCTCTGAACAGCTGAGCCAGTTTTCCTCCATCACCAAAGCTGTCAAACAGCAGCAGAGGGAAGTGGAGGCGGCCGGTTTTAAGCCGGCGATCGAAATAGGAGATAATGCAGCAAACCTTTTCTTCTATGATGAACTCAATTCTGAAAGGGTCCTTCTGGAATATAATGAGGAACTCAACGTATTCGAAGGCAAAAACGGAGCTATTCAGTTTTCTCTTGATGAACTGTCGCTGATTGCCAAGGGATCGCCTGAAAAGCTAAGCAATAATGTGGTGACAAGGCCAATTACGCAGGAACGGCTTTTCCCGGTCCTTGCTTTTATTGCCGGCCCGGGGGAAATTGCCTATTGGGCAGAGCTCAAACAGGCATTTGAACATCTCGGCATGGAGATGCCTCCGATTGTGCCAAGGCTGAATATCACATTGCTGGAAAGGCCTGTTGCTTCGGACATCCAGGATCTGGACCTGGAAATTGCAGCGGTTTTGGAAAATGGAACAGGCAAAGAGCAGGAAGCTTTTGTGGATGGAGTAAAGGACCAGGCGCTTTCAAGCCTTTTCGGAGAAACGAAAAAGCAGCTGATCAGCCAGTATAAGATGATTGAAAGCCGTCTTCGGGAAACTGACAGGGGAATGCTGCCCCTGCTTGAAAAAAATGAATCTTTTCTTCTAAAGCAGCTGGATTTCATGGAGGCGAAGACTGAAGAAAGCTTGAAAAACAGGCATTCAGCCATTCTTTCTAAATACAGGCGGATTGAAGCTGCCTTAAGGCCATCGGGGTCGCCTCAGGAACGGATCTGGAATATCCTATATTATCTGAATTTGCATGGTCTTACCCTTATAGACGATATAATGGAGCTTCCATTTGAGTTTGATGGAAAGCATAAACTGGTAAAGCTCTAA
- the mraZ gene encoding division/cell wall cluster transcriptional repressor MraZ produces MFMGEYHHNVDTKGRLIVPAKFRDNLGEMFILTRGLDQCLFGYPLSEWKQLETKLKGLPLTKKDARAFTRFFFSGASECELDKQGRINISSPLMQYAKLEKECVIVGVSNRIEIWSKHLWEDFFAESEESFAEIAENMIGFDI; encoded by the coding sequence ATGTTCATGGGCGAATACCATCATAATGTTGATACAAAAGGCCGTTTGATAGTGCCTGCTAAATTCCGTGACAATTTGGGCGAAATGTTCATTTTGACACGCGGGCTTGATCAATGTTTGTTTGGCTATCCGCTTTCTGAATGGAAGCAGCTTGAAACAAAGCTGAAAGGGCTGCCCTTGACCAAGAAGGATGCACGAGCGTTTACCCGCTTTTTCTTTTCCGGTGCATCTGAATGCGAACTCGATAAGCAGGGAAGAATCAACATTTCCAGCCCGCTCATGCAATATGCGAAGCTGGAAAAGGAATGTGTCATAGTAGGCGTTTCCAATCGAATCGAAATATGGAGCAAACATCTGTGGGAAGATTTTTTTGCAGAGTCAGAGGAATCTTTTGCTGAAATTGCAGAAAATATGATTGGGTTTGATATATAA
- the rsmH gene encoding 16S rRNA (cytosine(1402)-N(4))-methyltransferase RsmH: MFDHKTVLLEETVAGLDIKPDGVYVDCTMGGAGHSELILTQLSSRGKLYAFDQDETAIENAQEKLSKYGDKITIIKSNFLHLKEELEKAGVTEVDGVLYDLGVSSPQLDTPERGFSYHHDAPLDMRMDKDASLSAYEVVNDWPYEDLVRIFFRYGEEKFSKQIARKIEAAREKAPIETTSQLVELIKDGIPAPARRKGGHPAKRVFQAIRIAVNDELGVFEKSLEQAIDILKPGGRISVITFHSLEDRICKATFKKASETPPLPPGLPIIPDEFKPVLKLVARKPILPSEEELEENNRARSAKLRVAEKL, encoded by the coding sequence ATGTTTGATCATAAAACAGTTTTGCTGGAGGAAACGGTAGCCGGTCTCGATATTAAGCCGGATGGCGTCTATGTCGATTGTACAATGGGCGGGGCCGGCCACAGTGAACTGATTCTGACACAGCTGTCAAGCCGGGGGAAGCTGTATGCTTTTGACCAGGATGAAACAGCTATTGAAAATGCACAAGAGAAGCTCAGCAAATATGGAGACAAAATCACTATAATAAAAAGCAATTTTCTTCATTTAAAGGAAGAGCTGGAAAAAGCCGGAGTCACTGAGGTGGATGGTGTGCTCTATGATCTTGGCGTATCTTCGCCGCAGCTTGATACACCTGAGCGGGGATTCAGCTATCATCATGATGCTCCGCTTGATATGCGGATGGATAAGGATGCAAGCCTGTCCGCTTATGAAGTGGTGAATGATTGGCCGTATGAGGACCTTGTCAGGATTTTCTTCCGGTATGGCGAGGAAAAGTTCTCAAAGCAAATAGCAAGAAAGATTGAAGCCGCCAGGGAGAAAGCACCGATTGAGACGACCTCCCAGCTGGTCGAACTGATAAAAGACGGCATACCGGCACCGGCAAGAAGGAAGGGCGGCCATCCTGCCAAGCGGGTTTTCCAGGCAATCAGGATAGCTGTCAACGATGAGCTTGGTGTTTTTGAGAAGTCGCTTGAGCAGGCTATTGATATTCTAAAGCCAGGCGGCCGGATCAGTGTCATAACTTTCCACTCGCTTGAGGACAGGATATGCAAAGCGACTTTCAAGAAAGCAAGCGAGACTCCGCCGCTGCCTCCGGGCCTGCCGATCATTCCAGACGAGTTCAAGCCGGTGCTTAAGCTTGTTGCAAGGAAGCCTATACTTCCATCAGAAGAAGAGCTGGAAGAAAATAACAGGGCGCGGTCGGCAAAGCTGAGGGTTGCAGAAAAACTGTAA
- the ftsL gene encoding cell division protein FtsL: protein MSNLARKMQQEEVQQHKTAVKVKKVKIKNLWLSPGEKIMGVVFGAIVCFGAVHIISNQAAIYEMNKDIQDIQTSINEKEKSNRELEMQISELSTYERIFEKAKSLGLTLNENVRGVQDK, encoded by the coding sequence ATGAGCAACTTGGCAAGGAAAATGCAGCAGGAGGAAGTACAGCAGCACAAGACAGCTGTAAAGGTGAAGAAGGTTAAGATTAAGAACCTGTGGCTCTCGCCCGGCGAAAAAATAATGGGTGTCGTTTTTGGGGCCATTGTCTGTTTTGGCGCTGTCCACATCATTTCAAACCAGGCTGCCATTTATGAGATGAACAAAGATATCCAGGATATCCAAACCTCTATAAACGAGAAAGAAAAATCAAATCGCGAGCTTGAAATGCAAATCAGCGAGCTAAGTACATACGAGCGCATTTTTGAAAAAGCAAAATCTCTTGGTCTGACACTTAATGAAAATGTCAGAGGTGTACAGGATAAATGA
- a CDS encoding penicillin-binding protein has protein sequence MMKKQPNINYGAAILFVIFSLLFFVLMYRFVSIQITGEAGGQPLAAKAEQKYTNERVLEAKRGTIYDRGGDVVAEDASSFTLVAILDKDMTVNKKKPKHVVDKDKTARELSKVIDLEESEIKRILSKPDAKQVEFGTAGRNISNSLKREIEDLKLPGISFRPEIKRFYPNGMFASHLVGYVEKPEEEDKDEPERTPAVGKLGIEKSLNTVLSGINGKVTYEKDHWGYLLPGTDEKVKPAKDGNDVYLTIDKKIQTFLEDSMNSVQKEYNPKKMVAIVADPKTGDILAMSQRPSFHPQTREGLSDDWYNEAIETSFEPGSTMKIFTLASAIEEGQFNPNAWYESGTYVVDKGSRPVRDHNYGRGWGSITYLEGVQRSSNVAFAKIAKEQLGFDAFRKYLTRFGFDNPTGIDLPNETGAKFAYQYPIEKANTAFGQGTAVTPIQQIQAATAIANKGQMMKPHVIDKIVDSATGEVIKDTKPESAGKPISEKTAKEVLDILETVVSSEKGTGYKKYNLEGYKVAGKTGTAQIPGSGGYLTGPENYVFSFMGMAPAEDPELVMYVAVQQPQIDDYVKGSLPVSQIFKPVMQNSLQYLNIEPSKQTKVEAKEVPDVAGLSADDAAKKLSGAGFVPAVIGKGGKITGQLPEPGASILEGERVVIKTDGTLNVPDMQGWSMRDVMKTAKIAGLKLNTVGSGFAVKQNLSPGSPVKEGEFLIVDFETPLEQYSRSAAEEDEAAGGEDAEEEEVLD, from the coding sequence ATGATGAAAAAACAGCCAAATATCAATTATGGAGCAGCGATATTATTTGTAATATTCAGCCTGCTCTTTTTTGTTCTGATGTACAGATTTGTGTCAATTCAAATAACAGGAGAAGCGGGCGGCCAGCCTTTGGCGGCAAAAGCGGAGCAGAAGTATACCAATGAACGCGTCCTTGAGGCGAAAAGGGGAACCATCTATGACCGGGGGGGCGATGTGGTAGCAGAGGACGCCAGCTCATTTACGCTGGTTGCCATTCTTGATAAAGATATGACTGTCAACAAAAAGAAGCCTAAGCACGTGGTTGACAAAGATAAAACGGCAAGGGAGCTTTCCAAGGTAATTGACCTGGAAGAATCCGAGATTAAGAGGATTCTATCAAAGCCTGATGCCAAACAGGTGGAGTTTGGTACGGCAGGCCGCAATATATCCAATTCGCTTAAGAGGGAAATCGAGGACCTGAAGCTTCCGGGAATTTCTTTCCGGCCGGAAATCAAGCGATTCTACCCTAATGGTATGTTTGCATCCCATCTGGTGGGCTATGTTGAAAAGCCCGAAGAAGAGGATAAGGATGAGCCGGAAAGAACGCCGGCAGTCGGAAAGCTCGGGATAGAAAAAAGCCTGAACACCGTCCTGAGCGGCATCAATGGGAAGGTAACCTATGAAAAAGATCACTGGGGATATCTTCTCCCGGGGACTGACGAAAAGGTAAAACCGGCCAAGGATGGAAATGATGTTTATCTGACGATCGATAAAAAAATCCAGACATTTCTGGAAGACAGCATGAATAGTGTCCAAAAAGAATATAATCCGAAGAAAATGGTGGCGATCGTGGCTGACCCTAAGACAGGGGACATCCTGGCCATGTCTCAGCGGCCGTCCTTCCATCCCCAGACAAGGGAAGGCCTGTCAGATGATTGGTATAATGAGGCAATCGAGACTTCATTTGAACCTGGTTCGACCATGAAGATATTTACGCTGGCATCAGCGATTGAAGAAGGGCAGTTCAATCCCAATGCCTGGTATGAGTCAGGGACCTATGTGGTGGACAAGGGATCAAGGCCGGTCCGGGACCATAACTATGGACGGGGATGGGGTTCAATCACCTATCTCGAAGGAGTGCAGCGATCCTCCAATGTTGCTTTTGCAAAAATTGCCAAAGAGCAGCTTGGCTTTGATGCTTTCAGGAAGTATTTGACCAGGTTTGGGTTTGATAATCCTACCGGAATAGACCTTCCGAATGAAACAGGTGCTAAATTCGCCTATCAGTATCCGATTGAAAAGGCAAACACTGCATTCGGACAAGGGACGGCTGTCACGCCGATCCAGCAGATCCAGGCAGCAACCGCCATTGCGAATAAAGGGCAGATGATGAAGCCCCATGTGATTGACAAAATCGTTGATTCAGCAACAGGAGAAGTAATCAAGGACACAAAGCCTGAAAGCGCCGGAAAGCCGATATCCGAAAAAACGGCGAAGGAAGTCCTTGATATACTTGAAACAGTAGTTTCATCAGAGAAAGGTACAGGCTATAAAAAATATAATCTGGAAGGCTATAAAGTTGCCGGGAAAACCGGAACCGCACAGATTCCGGGATCAGGCGGATATTTGACCGGGCCAGAAAACTATGTTTTCTCCTTCATGGGCATGGCGCCGGCAGAAGATCCTGAGCTGGTCATGTATGTGGCAGTCCAACAGCCGCAAATCGATGATTACGTAAAAGGGTCTCTGCCTGTATCGCAGATCTTCAAGCCGGTTATGCAGAACAGCCTTCAATATTTGAATATAGAACCTTCAAAGCAGACGAAGGTCGAAGCAAAAGAGGTTCCGGATGTTGCAGGCCTTTCTGCGGATGATGCTGCCAAAAAGCTGAGCGGCGCAGGGTTTGTGCCGGCGGTGATCGGGAAGGGCGGCAAAATAACGGGACAGCTTCCGGAACCGGGAGCTTCTATACTCGAAGGGGAACGGGTAGTCATTAAAACGGACGGGACTTTGAATGTTCCTGATATGCAGGGCTGGTCTATGAGGGATGTTATGAAGACGGCTAAAATTGCCGGCCTGAAGCTGAATACGGTAGGCAGCGGCTTTGCAGTCAAACAGAATCTTTCCCCGGGATCTCCAGTCAAAGAAGGCGAGTTTCTAATTGTGGACTTTGAAACGCCTCTGGAACAATACAGCCGGTCAGCTGCCGAAGAGGATGAAGCTGCCGGCGGGGAAGACGCTGAAGAGGAAGAAGTATTGGATTAA
- a CDS encoding stage V sporulation protein D yields the protein MRVSNVTVRKRLTIALLAGILIFFIIDIRLGYVQFFLGSMLTDEAKELWSRDIPFEPERGEIVDRNGVALATNVSAPTVYVVPRQVKDPDETAEKLAAILNMSEEKALQLITKQASSVKIPEGRKISHEKATEIRAEGMAGVYIAEDSKRHYPFGNYLSHVLGFAGIDNQGLMGLELYYDKDLKGEKGSVKFYANAKGQRMNDMADDYKPPVDGMDLKLTIDSKVQTIVERELDIAEAAYNPDGIIAIAMNPNTGEILAMSSRPDFDPANFRNVAPDIYNRNLPVWSSYEPGSTFKIITLAAALEEGKVDLAEDHFHDPGYTEVGGAKLRCWKRGGHGSQSFLEVVQNSCNPGFVELGERLGKETLFKYIKDFGFGAKTGIDLQGESKGILFDLENVGPVELATTAFGQGVSVTPIQQVAAISAAVNGGTLYTPFIAKELIDPASGEIVMRKTPEAKRKVISEETSKEIRLALESVVAQGSGKKAFVDGYRVGGKTGTAQKAENGRYLENNHIVSFIGFAPADDPELVVYVAVDNPKGTIQFGGVVAAPIVGNIMGDSLRAMGVEPRKEQLEKELTWLDTPMVEVPDLVGITKKELGELIVNLKIDGSGEGETVVRQTPQPGVKLKEGSTIRLYFDDK from the coding sequence ATGCGCGTTTCAAATGTTACCGTAAGAAAACGGTTGACCATTGCTTTATTGGCAGGCATACTCATCTTTTTCATCATCGATATCCGGCTCGGATATGTCCAGTTTTTCCTTGGCAGCATGCTGACGGATGAAGCTAAAGAGCTGTGGAGCCGGGACATCCCGTTCGAGCCGGAAAGGGGAGAAATCGTCGACCGCAATGGTGTGGCTTTGGCAACCAATGTCAGTGCCCCGACCGTCTATGTCGTTCCAAGGCAGGTAAAGGATCCTGATGAGACGGCTGAGAAGCTGGCCGCCATACTGAATATGTCCGAGGAGAAGGCGCTTCAGCTGATCACCAAGCAGGCATCAAGTGTGAAAATACCTGAGGGCAGAAAAATTTCCCATGAAAAAGCAACAGAAATCAGGGCAGAGGGAATGGCTGGGGTCTATATCGCCGAGGACTCCAAGCGGCATTATCCTTTTGGCAATTATCTTTCACATGTGCTCGGATTTGCCGGGATCGACAACCAGGGGCTGATGGGGCTGGAGCTTTACTATGACAAAGATCTGAAGGGCGAGAAAGGCTCTGTCAAATTTTACGCAAATGCAAAAGGACAGCGGATGAATGATATGGCAGATGATTATAAGCCGCCGGTCGATGGCATGGACCTGAAGCTGACGATCGACTCGAAGGTGCAGACGATTGTCGAGAGGGAGCTGGATATTGCAGAGGCGGCCTATAATCCGGACGGGATCATTGCGATTGCCATGAACCCGAATACAGGGGAAATCCTCGCAATGTCAAGCAGGCCGGACTTTGATCCTGCCAATTTCCGGAACGTTGCGCCGGATATTTACAACCGGAACCTGCCGGTCTGGAGCTCATATGAGCCGGGCTCCACTTTTAAAATCATCACTCTTGCAGCTGCCCTTGAAGAAGGGAAAGTAGACCTTGCCGAAGATCACTTTCATGATCCGGGCTACACTGAAGTAGGAGGAGCGAAGCTGCGCTGCTGGAAAAGAGGGGGGCATGGAAGCCAATCATTCCTCGAAGTCGTGCAGAATTCATGCAACCCGGGCTTTGTGGAATTAGGAGAAAGGCTTGGGAAGGAAACACTGTTTAAATATATTAAAGACTTTGGTTTTGGTGCAAAAACAGGCATAGATCTTCAGGGTGAATCAAAAGGGATCTTATTCGATCTTGAAAATGTCGGTCCGGTTGAACTGGCGACCACTGCTTTTGGACAGGGTGTTTCCGTTACGCCGATCCAGCAGGTTGCAGCAATATCAGCAGCCGTCAATGGCGGGACGCTGTATACACCATTTATAGCAAAAGAGCTGATTGACCCTGCTTCAGGTGAAATCGTGATGAGAAAAACCCCTGAGGCTAAGAGGAAGGTCATATCAGAGGAAACTTCTAAGGAAATCCGCCTAGCACTTGAAAGTGTAGTGGCTCAAGGGTCCGGGAAAAAAGCGTTCGTAGACGGATACAGGGTCGGCGGCAAAACCGGGACTGCGCAAAAGGCGGAAAACGGAAGATATCTCGAGAACAATCATATTGTGTCCTTTATAGGCTTTGCCCCTGCGGACGATCCTGAGCTTGTTGTTTATGTGGCAGTTGACAATCCTAAAGGCACTATCCAGTTTGGCGGGGTGGTTGCTGCACCGATCGTCGGGAATATCATGGGCGACAGCCTTAGGGCAATGGGTGTTGAGCCGAGAAAGGAACAGCTTGAAAAAGAGCTGACATGGCTGGATACTCCGATGGTGGAAGTGCCCGATTTAGTAGGCATTACGAAAAAGGAGCTCGGCGAATTGATTGTCAACCTGAAAATAGACGGCAGCGGGGAAGGCGAGACAGTTGTCAGGCAAACCCCTCAGCCTGGTGTGAAACTGAAGGAAGGGTCTACAATCAGACTGTATTTTGATGACAAATAA
- a CDS encoding UDP-N-acetylmuramoyl-L-alanyl-D-glutamate--2,6-diaminopimelate ligase, protein MKLHTLLHYLHPFKPFGGDNPEIVSLENDSRQVKKGSLFICIEGFTVDGHHYAETAVQNGAAAVLAERELSLNVPVIIVKDTARAMAVLADAFYGQPSQQLHLIGITGTNGKTTTSHLIEKILADAGKSTGLIGTMYTKVAGETLETKNTTPESLTLQKTFASMVEKKVEAAVMEVSSHALDEGRVHGCDFNVAVFTNLTQDHLDYHKTMDEYRRAKGLLFAQLGSAFYHNKPKYAVLNADDPASAEYRKSTAAQILTYAIDNEADLRAVHIQMDARGTSFDLVSPFGVHPVAMQLIGKFSVYNVLAAIGAALASGLELEAILESISTVKGVPGRFETVDAGQDFSVIVDYAHTPDSLENALETVKEFAEGRIFVVVGCGGDRDRTKRPLMAKIACGLATDAVFTSDNPRSEDPEEILKDMAAGVPEGNYTMIADRKEAIAYSVGAAGKGDVILIAGKGHETYQQIGGQTFDFDDRTAAREAIQNR, encoded by the coding sequence TTGAAATTACATACACTGCTACACTATCTCCACCCCTTTAAACCTTTTGGTGGTGATAATCCTGAAATTGTGTCCTTAGAAAATGATAGCAGGCAAGTGAAAAAAGGGAGCTTGTTCATCTGCATCGAGGGCTTTACGGTTGATGGACATCATTATGCAGAAACAGCTGTCCAGAACGGGGCGGCGGCCGTTTTGGCTGAGAGGGAGCTTTCGCTGAATGTCCCTGTCATCATTGTCAAGGATACAGCAAGGGCCATGGCTGTACTGGCGGATGCTTTCTACGGCCAGCCAAGCCAGCAGCTGCATTTGATTGGAATCACCGGTACAAACGGGAAAACGACGACAAGCCATCTTATTGAAAAGATTCTGGCTGATGCCGGCAAAAGCACGGGCCTCATCGGGACGATGTACACCAAAGTCGCCGGCGAGACGCTTGAGACGAAGAATACGACGCCGGAAAGCCTGACATTGCAGAAGACCTTTGCTTCCATGGTCGAAAAGAAAGTGGAAGCGGCTGTTATGGAAGTAAGCTCCCACGCACTTGATGAAGGGCGCGTCCATGGCTGTGATTTCAATGTGGCCGTGTTTACTAATCTGACACAGGACCATTTGGATTACCACAAAACAATGGACGAATACAGAAGGGCTAAAGGCTTGCTTTTTGCACAGCTTGGGAGCGCGTTCTATCACAATAAACCTAAGTATGCTGTACTGAATGCCGATGATCCGGCAAGCGCCGAATACAGGAAATCGACTGCCGCGCAGATTCTGACCTATGCAATCGATAATGAGGCGGATTTGCGTGCCGTGCACATCCAGATGGATGCCAGAGGCACTTCATTTGACCTTGTCAGCCCGTTTGGCGTGCACCCTGTTGCCATGCAGCTGATCGGCAAATTCAGTGTTTATAATGTGCTGGCTGCAATTGGGGCAGCTTTGGCTTCAGGTCTTGAGCTCGAAGCGATCCTGGAATCCATTTCAACTGTCAAAGGTGTCCCGGGCAGATTTGAAACAGTGGATGCCGGACAGGATTTTTCTGTGATTGTCGACTATGCGCATACTCCTGACAGTCTGGAAAATGCATTGGAAACAGTAAAAGAGTTTGCTGAGGGCCGGATTTTCGTCGTAGTTGGCTGCGGCGGTGACAGAGACAGAACCAAAAGGCCACTGATGGCTAAAATCGCCTGCGGGCTTGCAACTGATGCGGTATTTACATCGGATAATCCGAGAAGCGAAGATCCGGAAGAAATATTGAAAGATATGGCTGCGGGCGTCCCTGAAGGAAATTATACAATGATAGCAGACCGCAAAGAGGCAATAGCATACAGTGTTGGTGCTGCAGGCAAGGGAGATGTGATTCTCATAGCAGGCAAAGGGCATGAAACATACCAGCAGATCGGCGGGCAGACATTTGACTTTGACGACAGGACTGCAGCCAGAGAAGCTATACAAAACAGATAA
- the mraY gene encoding phospho-N-acetylmuramoyl-pentapeptide-transferase, with translation MMEQAIFLTILMGFLITVLLSPIFIPFLRRLKFGQSIREEGPQSHQKKTGTPTMGGIMILLSVTVTTLVMSSKFAEPTAEIYMVLLVTLGFGLLGFLDDFIKVALKRNLGLTSKQKLLGQIIISLIFYFIFQTNEFSTEVSIPFTDLSIDLGWSYALFIIFWLVGFSNAVNLTDGLDGLVSGTAAIAFGAFAVLAWNQSQFEVSIFSVAVVGAVLGFLVFNAHPAKVFMGDTGSLALGGAIATVAILTKLEFILIIIGGVFVIETLSVILQVISFKTTGKRIFKMSPLHHHYELVGWSEWRVVVTFWTVGLLFAILGIYIEVWL, from the coding sequence ATGATGGAGCAGGCAATATTTCTGACAATCCTGATGGGGTTTTTAATAACAGTCCTACTATCTCCCATTTTCATCCCTTTCCTTAGAAGGCTGAAATTCGGCCAGAGCATCCGGGAGGAAGGACCGCAGTCGCACCAGAAAAAAACCGGTACGCCGACAATGGGCGGGATCATGATTCTGCTTTCGGTTACTGTGACTACCCTGGTGATGTCCAGCAAGTTTGCAGAGCCTACAGCGGAGATATATATGGTCCTGCTGGTCACACTGGGCTTTGGGCTTCTCGGTTTTCTAGATGATTTCATCAAGGTGGCGCTAAAAAGGAATCTAGGCCTTACTTCTAAGCAAAAGCTGCTGGGCCAGATTATCATATCGCTCATTTTTTATTTCATCTTCCAGACAAATGAATTTTCAACAGAGGTGTCTATTCCATTTACAGATCTGTCCATTGATTTAGGCTGGAGCTATGCATTGTTCATCATTTTTTGGCTCGTCGGCTTTTCCAACGCCGTCAATCTGACAGACGGGCTGGACGGACTTGTTTCCGGTACTGCGGCAATCGCGTTCGGTGCCTTTGCTGTTCTGGCATGGAACCAGTCCCAATTTGAAGTGTCGATTTTTTCAGTTGCTGTTGTGGGTGCTGTCCTGGGATTCCTTGTATTTAATGCCCATCCGGCAAAAGTATTCATGGGCGACACCGGTTCGCTTGCCCTGGGCGGTGCAATTGCAACTGTTGCCATCCTGACAAAGCTTGAGTTCATCCTGATCATCATCGGGGGAGTTTTTGTCATTGAGACGCTTTCTGTTATTCTGCAGGTAATATCTTTTAAAACAACTGGCAAGAGGATTTTTAAAATGAGTCCCCTTCACCACCATTATGAGCTTGTCGGCTGGTCGGAATGGCGCGTAGTAGTGACTTTCTGGACAGTCGGGCTCCTGTTTGCAATCCTGGGAATCTATATCGAGGTGTGGTTATAA